From Actinopolymorpha cephalotaxi, one genomic window encodes:
- a CDS encoding PH domain-containing protein codes for MSEQDAHREPLAAGTPLPDGPPLPDGGDPAAVTALRRLHPATPVLNGWKWFALAIAAIGQNAVRDLNFKLFGLQVVAALVLGVVLGTFSWWFTKYRIEGEELRIESGFLFRRSRRIRIDRLQAVDIVRPVLARFLGVAELRLEVAGGGKTEAPLAYLNEPGAQQLRAELLARAAGLDADTPEAPEHQLVAVPPGVLLASTVVSAPFLTAVLGFVVVAIASVVVREIVGLAFLLPWALGGLGVVWRQFVGEFGFTVSQSPDGLRIRKGLLDTWAQTVPPGRVQGVEIEQQFLWRPKGWVKLSVDVAGYGGKGSEGQTSSTLLPVAPWPVAKALLERVLPGVDVDGVARVAAPRRARWLRPIGWRYLRHGVDERVFVSDAGWLTRRTAVVPHVKMQSVRATQGPYQRLLGLASVHVDTPVGPVNAVALHRAPEVARELVRDQAERSGLARRTAGPERWMQQRMAVAAVPPDAPQPTERGVRPDASVRPDGDGDSAVGGSGSPSA; via the coding sequence GTGAGCGAGCAGGACGCGCACCGCGAACCCCTCGCCGCCGGTACGCCGCTGCCGGACGGCCCGCCGCTGCCGGACGGTGGTGACCCGGCCGCGGTCACCGCGCTGCGCCGGCTGCACCCTGCGACCCCGGTGCTGAACGGCTGGAAGTGGTTCGCGCTCGCGATCGCGGCGATCGGCCAGAACGCCGTCCGCGACCTGAACTTCAAGCTGTTCGGCCTGCAGGTGGTGGCCGCGCTGGTCCTCGGTGTGGTGCTGGGGACGTTCTCGTGGTGGTTCACGAAGTACCGCATCGAGGGCGAGGAGCTGCGGATCGAGAGCGGCTTCCTGTTCCGGCGTTCGCGCCGGATCCGGATCGACCGGCTGCAGGCGGTGGACATCGTGCGGCCGGTGCTGGCGCGGTTCCTCGGGGTGGCCGAGCTCCGGCTCGAGGTCGCGGGCGGCGGCAAGACCGAGGCCCCGCTGGCGTACCTGAACGAACCCGGCGCCCAGCAACTGCGGGCGGAGCTGCTGGCCCGCGCGGCCGGGCTGGACGCGGACACCCCGGAGGCCCCGGAGCACCAGCTGGTCGCCGTACCACCGGGTGTCCTGCTGGCGTCCACGGTGGTGAGCGCGCCGTTCCTCACCGCCGTGCTGGGGTTCGTGGTGGTCGCGATCGCGTCGGTGGTCGTGCGCGAGATCGTCGGCCTGGCGTTCCTGCTGCCGTGGGCGCTCGGCGGACTCGGGGTGGTGTGGCGGCAGTTCGTCGGCGAGTTCGGCTTCACCGTGAGCCAGTCGCCGGACGGGCTGCGGATCCGCAAGGGCCTGCTGGACACCTGGGCACAGACCGTCCCGCCGGGCCGGGTGCAGGGCGTGGAGATCGAGCAGCAGTTCCTGTGGCGGCCGAAGGGCTGGGTGAAGCTGTCGGTCGACGTGGCGGGGTACGGCGGGAAGGGCTCCGAAGGGCAGACCTCGTCCACCCTGCTGCCGGTCGCGCCCTGGCCGGTGGCCAAGGCCCTGCTGGAACGCGTGCTGCCGGGCGTCGACGTGGACGGCGTCGCCCGGGTGGCCGCGCCGCGCCGGGCCCGCTGGCTGCGCCCGATCGGCTGGCGCTACCTCCGGCACGGCGTGGACGAGCGGGTGTTCGTCAGCGACGCCGGCTGGCTGACCCGGCGGACCGCGGTGGTGCCACACGTCAAGATGCAGAGCGTGCGGGCCACGCAGGGGCCGTACCAGCGGCTGCTCGGCCTGGCCAGCGTGCACGTCGACACCCCCGTCGGCCCGGTCAACGCGGTCGCTCTGCACCGGGCGCCCGAGGTGGCCCGGGAACTGGTGCGCGACCAGGCCGAACGCTCCGGGCTGGCCAGGCGCACCGCCGGGCCCGAGCGCTGGATGCAGCAGCGGATGGCGGTCGCCGCGGTCCCGCCGGACGCGCCTCAGCCCACGGAACGCGGCGTGCGACCGGACGCTTCCGTACGACCGGACGGGGACGGGGACAGCGCCGTCGGCGGATCCGGCTCGCCCAGCGCCTGA
- a CDS encoding PH domain-containing protein: MDTLFAPPGERWQPVSPRLCQLRRVVLTFWTGLLGLAGAAAAGLLLGWGYAAAVLAVAAAVFGWGWWVVGRNWRSWGYAERGDDLLVTHGVLFRTLVVVPYGRMQFVDVTAGPAERKFGIAKVQLHTATPATDAEIPGLPPEEAERLRDRLAALGEARAAGL; encoded by the coding sequence ATGGACACGTTGTTCGCGCCGCCGGGGGAGCGGTGGCAACCGGTGTCCCCTCGGCTGTGCCAGTTGCGGCGGGTGGTCCTGACCTTCTGGACCGGACTTCTGGGACTGGCCGGCGCGGCGGCCGCGGGCCTGCTGCTGGGCTGGGGCTACGCCGCGGCCGTGCTGGCGGTGGCGGCGGCCGTCTTCGGCTGGGGCTGGTGGGTGGTCGGGCGCAACTGGCGTTCGTGGGGGTACGCCGAGCGGGGCGACGACCTGCTGGTCACCCACGGTGTGCTGTTCCGCACGCTGGTGGTGGTGCCGTACGGCCGGATGCAGTTCGTCGACGTCACCGCCGGCCCGGCCGAGCGGAAGTTCGGGATCGCGAAGGTGCAGTTGCACACCGCGACCCCGGCCACCGACGCCGAGATCCCCGGACTGCCGCCGGAGGAGGCCGAACGCCTGCGTGATCGGCTGGCCGCGCTGGGCGAGGCGCGGGCAGCGGGCCTGTGA
- a CDS encoding DUF3180 domain-containing protein: MRTTRPAVLVALILIGGAVAWSGVAILQAMGQTVGRTPWSASGGLAFFAALLLLGAWYMYDRVHRKQRSVDGLTAVRLLALAKASSLVGALAVGVYAGIAIRFLPSADIPDVRTRVIRAAVTVVAAVAVMVGGLLLERACKVPEDPDQEERAVRRGGNGHRD, translated from the coding sequence GTGCGTACGACGCGGCCAGCGGTACTGGTCGCCCTGATCCTGATCGGTGGCGCGGTCGCCTGGAGCGGCGTCGCCATCCTGCAGGCGATGGGTCAGACGGTCGGGCGGACTCCCTGGTCCGCTTCCGGCGGGCTGGCGTTCTTCGCCGCGTTGCTGCTGCTCGGCGCGTGGTACATGTACGACCGGGTTCACCGCAAGCAGCGGTCGGTCGACGGGCTGACCGCGGTCCGGCTGCTCGCGCTGGCCAAGGCCAGTTCGCTGGTAGGCGCGCTGGCCGTCGGGGTGTACGCCGGGATCGCGATCCGGTTCCTGCCCAGCGCGGACATCCCCGACGTCCGCACCCGGGTGATCCGGGCGGCGGTGACGGTCGTCGCCGCCGTGGCCGTGATGGTCGGCGGGCTGCTGCTCGAACGCGCCTGCAAGGTGCCGGAGGACCCCGACCAGGAGGAGCGCGCGGTGCGGCGCGGCGGGAACGGTCACCGCGACTGA
- a CDS encoding NADH-quinone oxidoreductase subunit D gives MGAVTTERIVSLGAGAAGLSGGTERYERGGGDELATQDMILNIGPQHPATHGVLRLRITLDGERIVGCEPVVGYMHRGAEKLFEVRDYRQIIMLANRHDWLSAFANELGVVLAVERMTGIEVPVRAVWARTLLAELNRVLNHLMFLGSYPLEVGAITPIFYAFRERETLQQVMEEISGGRMHYMFNRVGGLKEDLPAGWLDRVDAAIGAVARRLPDLEDLIFGNEIFRARTRGVGVLPADLVHSYGVSGPIARASGVDFDLRRDEPYLAYGELFAAGGPGRVVTRTEGDSFARFDVLREQIHVSLDLARACVERLRTLPPGPVNVRLPKILKAPEGQTYAWTESPLGLNGYYLVSRGEKTPWRLKLRSASFNNIAVLPELVPGCVVADLVAILGSLFFVVGDIDK, from the coding sequence ATGGGCGCCGTGACGACCGAACGGATCGTGAGCCTCGGCGCGGGAGCGGCCGGCCTGTCCGGTGGGACGGAGCGCTACGAGCGGGGCGGCGGTGACGAGCTCGCCACCCAGGACATGATCCTCAACATCGGGCCCCAGCACCCGGCCACCCACGGCGTGCTGCGGCTGCGGATCACCCTCGACGGTGAGCGGATCGTCGGGTGCGAGCCCGTCGTCGGCTACATGCACCGGGGCGCGGAGAAGCTGTTCGAGGTACGCGACTACCGCCAGATCATCATGCTCGCCAACCGGCACGACTGGCTGTCGGCGTTCGCCAACGAGCTCGGAGTGGTCCTCGCCGTCGAACGCATGACCGGTATCGAGGTGCCGGTCCGCGCGGTGTGGGCGCGCACCCTGCTGGCCGAGCTCAACCGCGTCCTGAACCACCTGATGTTCCTCGGCAGCTACCCGCTGGAGGTCGGCGCGATCACGCCGATCTTCTACGCGTTCCGCGAGCGGGAGACGCTGCAGCAGGTGATGGAGGAGATCTCCGGCGGCCGGATGCACTACATGTTCAACCGGGTCGGCGGACTGAAGGAGGACCTGCCCGCCGGCTGGCTGGACCGGGTGGACGCTGCTATCGGCGCGGTGGCCCGCCGGCTGCCCGACCTCGAGGACCTGATCTTCGGCAACGAGATCTTCCGCGCCCGCACCCGGGGTGTGGGGGTCCTGCCGGCGGACCTGGTGCATTCCTACGGCGTCTCCGGGCCGATCGCCCGGGCCAGCGGGGTCGACTTCGACCTGCGCCGCGACGAGCCGTACCTCGCCTACGGCGAACTCTTCGCGGCCGGCGGCCCCGGCCGGGTCGTCACCCGGACCGAGGGCGACTCGTTCGCGCGGTTCGACGTGCTGCGCGAGCAGATCCACGTCTCCCTCGACCTGGCGCGCGCCTGCGTGGAGCGGCTGCGCACACTGCCACCCGGGCCGGTCAACGTACGGCTGCCGAAGATCCTCAAGGCACCGGAGGGACAGACGTACGCCTGGACCGAGAGCCCCCTCGGCCTGAACGGCTACTACCTCGTGTCCCGCGGGGAGAAGACCCCGTGGCGGCTGAAGCTGCGCTCGGCGTCGTTCAACAACATCGCCGTCCTGCCCGAACTCGTACCCGGCTGCGTCGTCGCCGACCTGGTGGCGATCCTGGGGTCGCTGTTCTTCGTGGTCGGCGACATCGACAAGTAG
- a CDS encoding Rossmann-fold NAD(P)-binding domain-containing protein: MERLASMTGGPLDGVVLNAALADKSRSQWTVDQVERHLRTNALGPFALWSALEDHGLVGSPRNPRNVVLMGSFLQNGNVRQPAWTPPPP, translated from the coding sequence GTGGAACGCCTCGCCTCGATGACCGGCGGGCCACTGGACGGTGTGGTGCTGAACGCCGCGCTGGCCGACAAGAGCCGCTCGCAGTGGACCGTCGACCAGGTGGAGCGGCACTTGCGGACCAACGCGCTCGGGCCGTTCGCGTTGTGGAGCGCGCTGGAGGATCACGGCCTGGTGGGGAGTCCCCGCAACCCCCGCAACGTCGTGCTGATGGGCAGCTTCCTGCAGAACGGCAACGTCCGCCAGCCCGCGTGGACGCCGCCGCCCCCGTGA
- a CDS encoding sensor histidine kinase — translation MRLHQLYDWPRRRPYLVDGALAASLASFGLPVGYAVDQVLGLLVSTALILPLVWRRRYPMSVFLVVTLACLAQVVFMRSPIGADLAFLFALYSASAYSRQTAARIGALLVGAVGSFLGPVDWGLFTYSRRGALDVLLPGLVLLAMVAFVWTFGDLMRTRRAYVGELEERARRLEFERDQQARLARSAERARIARELHDVIAHSLSVVVAQADGGLYAGAKDAEAARTALATIGKTGRQALAEMRRLLGVLRTDSAPSIVSETAAAGPGELPYARSYGSSEVHADVHSDPRSQTRSETRGAVGPGRTVVQPVAREPVGPELAPQPSLAQLPDLIEQVRASGLPIEVEVGGHERPLTGGTELAAYRVVQEALTNTLKHGGPRTSATVRLRYDRDRLRIHVLDDGRGGAAHGDGNGHGILGMRERVAVYGGLLRAGPRIGGGFEVLAEIPLSGDETRVGT, via the coding sequence GTGCGCCTCCACCAGCTCTACGACTGGCCGCGCCGCCGGCCCTATCTCGTGGACGGCGCGCTGGCCGCCTCGCTCGCGTCGTTCGGCCTGCCGGTCGGGTACGCCGTGGACCAGGTGCTCGGCCTGCTCGTCAGCACGGCGCTGATCCTCCCGCTGGTGTGGCGGCGCCGTTACCCGATGAGCGTGTTCCTCGTGGTCACCCTGGCCTGCCTGGCCCAGGTGGTGTTCATGAGGTCGCCGATCGGCGCCGACCTCGCGTTCCTCTTCGCGCTCTACTCCGCCAGCGCCTACTCCCGGCAGACGGCGGCCCGGATCGGCGCGCTCCTGGTCGGCGCGGTCGGGTCGTTCCTGGGGCCGGTCGACTGGGGGCTGTTCACCTACTCCCGGCGGGGCGCGCTGGACGTGCTGCTGCCCGGTCTCGTCCTGCTGGCGATGGTCGCGTTCGTGTGGACGTTCGGTGACCTCATGCGCACCCGCCGGGCGTACGTCGGGGAGCTGGAGGAGCGCGCACGGAGGCTGGAGTTCGAACGCGACCAGCAGGCCAGGCTGGCCCGGTCGGCCGAGCGGGCCCGGATCGCCCGCGAGCTGCACGACGTGATCGCGCACTCGTTGTCGGTCGTGGTCGCCCAGGCCGACGGCGGGCTGTACGCCGGGGCCAAGGACGCCGAGGCGGCCCGGACCGCGCTGGCCACCATCGGCAAGACCGGACGGCAGGCGCTGGCGGAGATGCGCCGGCTGCTCGGCGTGCTCCGGACCGACTCCGCACCCTCGATCGTCTCCGAGACGGCCGCGGCCGGGCCCGGCGAGCTGCCGTACGCCCGGTCGTACGGCAGCTCGGAGGTCCACGCCGACGTCCACTCCGACCCGCGCTCGCAGACGCGCTCGGAGACGCGCGGGGCAGTCGGGCCGGGCCGCACCGTGGTGCAACCGGTCGCTCGGGAACCCGTGGGCCCCGAGCTCGCCCCCCAGCCGAGCCTGGCCCAGCTGCCCGACCTGATCGAGCAGGTGCGGGCCAGCGGGCTGCCGATCGAGGTGGAGGTCGGCGGCCACGAGCGGCCGCTCACCGGCGGCACCGAGCTCGCGGCGTACCGCGTCGTGCAGGAGGCGCTGACCAACACCCTCAAGCACGGCGGGCCGCGCACCAGCGCCACCGTCCGGCTCCGCTACGACCGGGACCGGCTGCGGATCCACGTCCTCGACGACGGCCGCGGCGGTGCGGCGCACGGCGACGGCAACGGGCACGGCATCCTTGGCATGCGCGAACGCGTCGCGGTCTACGGCGGCCTGCTGCGGGCGGGCCCGCGGATCGGCGGCGGTTTCGAGGTGCTGGCGGAGATTCCGCTCAGCGGAGACGAGACGAGGGTGGGCACGTGA
- a CDS encoding ABC transporter ATP-binding protein, whose amino-acid sequence MTSAPSTVGVESAASAVNLVKTYGSGPTAVRALDEVSLEFGAGQFTAIMGPSGSGKSTLMHCLAGLDAATSGSVVLGGTDLTTLSDRQLTVLRRERVGFVFQAFNLMPTLTAEQNITLPLELAGRRPDEKWLATLIDVLGLADRLKHRPSELSGGQQQRVAIARALASRPDVVFADEPTGNLDSRTGAEVLSFLRRSVREFGQTIVMVTHDPVAASYADRVVLVADGRVVGEIDRPSADAVLDAMRELGA is encoded by the coding sequence ATGACATCCGCGCCATCCACGGTCGGCGTCGAATCGGCCGCCAGCGCCGTCAACCTGGTCAAGACCTACGGCTCCGGCCCGACCGCGGTCCGGGCGCTGGACGAGGTTTCGTTGGAGTTCGGCGCGGGACAGTTCACCGCGATCATGGGCCCGTCCGGGTCGGGCAAGTCGACGCTGATGCACTGCCTGGCCGGGCTGGACGCCGCGACGTCGGGTTCGGTCGTGCTCGGCGGCACCGACCTGACGACGCTGTCCGACCGGCAGCTCACGGTGTTGCGCCGGGAGCGGGTCGGTTTCGTCTTCCAGGCGTTCAACCTGATGCCCACGTTGACCGCCGAGCAGAACATCACCCTTCCGCTGGAGCTGGCCGGCCGCCGTCCGGACGAGAAGTGGCTGGCCACCCTGATCGACGTCCTCGGTCTCGCCGACCGGCTGAAGCACCGTCCTTCCGAACTCTCCGGCGGCCAGCAGCAGCGAGTGGCGATCGCCCGCGCGCTGGCGTCCCGTCCGGACGTCGTCTTCGCCGACGAGCCCACCGGAAACCTCGACTCCCGTACCGGCGCGGAGGTGCTGTCGTTCCTGCGCCGGTCGGTCCGCGAGTTCGGGCAGACGATCGTCATGGTGACCCACGACCCGGTGGCCGCGTCCTACGCCGACCGGGTGGTGCTGGTCGCAGACGGCCGGGTGGTCGGCGAGATCGACCGCCCGTCCGCGGACGCGGTGCTGGACGCGATGCGTGAGCTGGGGGCCTGA
- a CDS encoding NAD-dependent epimerase/dehydratase family protein: MGARVVRGDVTNADQVAREVPEHDAVVHLAALVGFPLCDLDPVRADAVNVGGTRNVVAAMPRRASRPNTSGARESVSRRSGTVKPNSGVSSRTPLPSTSTTSKALMSSRSRGLRNARRA, from the coding sequence TTGGGCGCCCGGGTCGTCCGCGGTGACGTCACCAACGCCGACCAGGTGGCGCGGGAGGTGCCCGAGCACGACGCGGTGGTGCACCTCGCCGCGCTGGTCGGGTTCCCGCTCTGCGACCTCGACCCGGTGCGCGCGGACGCGGTCAACGTCGGCGGCACCCGCAACGTCGTGGCCGCGATGCCGCGCCGGGCGAGCCGGCCGAACACGTCAGGTGCGAGGGAGTCGGTGTCCAGGCGTTCGGGAACCGTGAAACCGAACAGCGGCGTCAGCAGCCGGACGCCGTTGCCGTCGACCAGCACCACGTCGAAGGCGTTGATGTCGTCCCGGAGCCGCGGGCTGCGCAACGCCCGGCGCGCGTAG
- a CDS encoding FtsX-like permease family protein — MILAALRGHAGRYVAGGLAIMLGVAFVATALMVLSSAKAAMAQAAGAQYARADLVVTNAPKPITAAVVDRLGRLDGVAGAAGLAGGAVRVQFPDASRPTFASVSGLPADPSFRWQRVDTGRLPSGPAEVAVPRDLARDRGLKVGSVLRVELVRGAIHPARVVGVVSGGSLQDSSSLVADDSAIAAWSGEVTYGEVLVRTAPGADRTAVTDRLREDVRGATVQTAAQRTDEQVRSFTNGVDVLGGLLLGFAGIAVFVATLVVANTFTILLAQRTRELALLRCVGALRRQVFGSVVVESLLLGLVASVAGIAVGTGLAGLAVVLLGRSSLGIPAGGLVVTPAGIAVPLVVGLVTTVLAALAPARRATRVSPLAALRPELAAGARSRAGIVRTILAVLCVLAGGAALLGAMTLTGFMAALAIGIGGGLLSFVGILLGAPLLVPALVRLLGALTGRFGGPPARLAVGNAVRNPRRTAATAAALLVGVTLIAMMSVGAASVQKSFNASLDSRYPLDLSVDVSTGALPDAVVKGMPGVEGVSRTATLTGAQVRVAAAGTPAPGQSIETTVTAVDPSKANAVLRNPKLLTGVGERTAVVGPSTANSLGVRNGDRLTLGTGSSRVELRARVVQSEALPQVLVSSADLARVAPKAPVTAVWARVADTADGTQVVSRAQEVVGNDDTIHLGGAAAERAIYDKVLNVLLLVATGLLAVAVVIALVGVGNTLSLSVLERTREQAMLRALGLTKGQLRAMLAGEALLIAAAAVVAGLVLGTAYGFAGTRILLGEVTSHIEFGVPVGRLVLVAAVALAAGLAASVLPARRAVRVPPAAAIGTE, encoded by the coding sequence ATGATCCTCGCAGCCCTTCGCGGGCACGCCGGCCGGTACGTTGCCGGCGGTCTGGCCATCATGCTCGGCGTGGCGTTCGTGGCCACCGCGCTGATGGTGCTGAGCTCTGCCAAGGCCGCGATGGCCCAGGCCGCGGGCGCGCAGTACGCCCGGGCCGACCTCGTGGTCACCAACGCCCCGAAACCGATCACCGCCGCGGTGGTCGACCGGCTCGGCCGCCTCGACGGCGTGGCCGGTGCCGCCGGGCTGGCCGGCGGGGCTGTCCGGGTGCAGTTCCCCGACGCGTCCAGGCCGACCTTCGCGAGCGTGTCCGGCCTGCCCGCCGACCCGTCCTTCCGCTGGCAGCGGGTGGACACCGGCCGGTTGCCGTCCGGTCCCGCCGAGGTGGCCGTTCCCCGCGACCTGGCCCGCGACCGGGGCCTGAAGGTCGGCTCGGTGCTGCGCGTCGAACTGGTCAGGGGCGCCATCCACCCGGCCCGGGTGGTCGGCGTGGTCAGCGGCGGCTCGCTGCAGGACAGCTCCTCGCTGGTGGCCGACGACAGTGCGATCGCCGCCTGGTCGGGTGAGGTGACCTACGGCGAGGTGCTCGTCCGCACCGCCCCCGGTGCGGACCGGACCGCCGTGACCGACCGGCTGCGCGAGGATGTCAGGGGCGCGACCGTGCAGACCGCCGCCCAGCGCACCGACGAGCAGGTCAGGTCGTTCACCAACGGCGTCGACGTGCTCGGCGGCCTGCTGCTCGGGTTCGCCGGCATCGCGGTCTTCGTGGCCACGCTCGTGGTGGCCAACACGTTCACCATCCTGCTCGCCCAGCGGACCCGTGAGCTCGCCCTGCTGCGCTGCGTCGGCGCCCTTCGCCGGCAGGTCTTCGGGTCGGTGGTGGTCGAGTCGCTGCTGCTCGGTCTGGTCGCCTCGGTCGCCGGGATCGCCGTGGGCACCGGGCTGGCCGGGCTCGCGGTGGTCCTGCTGGGCCGGTCGTCGCTCGGCATCCCGGCCGGCGGGCTGGTGGTGACCCCGGCCGGGATCGCCGTACCGCTCGTGGTCGGCCTGGTCACCACGGTGCTGGCCGCGCTCGCCCCGGCCCGCCGGGCGACCAGGGTGTCGCCGCTGGCGGCGCTGCGCCCCGAGCTCGCGGCCGGTGCCCGGTCCCGGGCCGGGATCGTCCGGACGATTCTCGCGGTGCTGTGCGTGCTGGCCGGTGGGGCCGCCCTGCTCGGCGCGATGACGCTGACCGGGTTCATGGCCGCGCTCGCGATCGGGATCGGCGGCGGGCTGTTGTCGTTCGTCGGGATCCTGCTGGGCGCCCCGCTGCTGGTACCCGCGCTGGTACGCCTGCTGGGCGCGCTGACCGGCCGGTTCGGCGGCCCACCGGCCCGGCTCGCCGTCGGCAACGCGGTCCGCAACCCGCGACGTACCGCGGCCACCGCCGCCGCCCTCCTGGTCGGCGTGACCCTGATCGCGATGATGAGCGTCGGCGCGGCGTCGGTGCAGAAGTCGTTCAACGCCTCGCTGGACAGCAGGTACCCGCTCGACCTGAGCGTGGATGTCTCCACCGGCGCCCTGCCCGACGCGGTGGTGAAGGGGATGCCCGGGGTCGAGGGGGTCTCGCGTACGGCGACTCTCACCGGCGCGCAGGTCCGCGTCGCCGCCGCCGGCACACCGGCGCCCGGCCAGTCGATCGAGACAACCGTCACCGCGGTGGACCCCTCGAAGGCGAACGCGGTGCTGCGCAACCCGAAGTTGCTCACCGGCGTGGGCGAGCGTACGGCGGTCGTCGGGCCGTCGACGGCGAACTCACTCGGCGTCCGCAACGGCGACCGGCTCACCCTCGGCACGGGAAGCTCCCGGGTCGAGCTGCGTGCCCGGGTGGTGCAGAGCGAGGCCCTCCCGCAGGTGCTGGTGAGCTCGGCCGACCTGGCCCGGGTGGCGCCGAAGGCGCCGGTCACCGCGGTCTGGGCCCGGGTCGCCGACACCGCCGACGGCACCCAGGTGGTCAGCCGGGCCCAGGAGGTCGTCGGAAACGACGACACGATCCACCTCGGCGGCGCCGCTGCCGAACGCGCGATCTACGACAAGGTCCTGAACGTGCTGCTGCTGGTGGCCACCGGCCTCCTCGCCGTGGCCGTGGTGATCGCCCTGGTCGGCGTGGGCAACACGCTCAGCCTGTCGGTGCTCGAACGCACCCGCGAACAGGCGATGCTGCGCGCCCTCGGCCTCACGAAGGGGCAGCTGCGGGCGATGCTCGCGGGCGAGGCGTTGCTGATCGCGGCGGCCGCGGTGGTCGCCGGGCTGGTGCTCGGCACCGCGTACGGCTTCGCCGGCACGCGGATCCTGCTGGGCGAGGTGACCTCGCACATCGAGTTCGGCGTCCCTGTCGGCCGGTTGGTGCTGGTGGCGGCGGTCGCGCTGGCGGCCGGGCTGGCCGCGTCGGTGCTGCCGGCGCGTCGTGCCGTCCGCGTACCCCCGGCCGCGGCGATCGGCACCGAGTGA
- a CDS encoding response regulator has product MKIRVFLVDDQVLVRTGFTMVVDSQPDMEVVGQAGNGAEALERLSVVGADVVLMDVRMPRMDGVEATRRLRARGGAAPRVIVLTTFDLDEYAFTALKAGAAGFLLKDAPPDDLLSAVRAVHSGDSVVAPSTTRRLLERFAPHLPDQDERPDERVTGLTEREREVLLEVARGLSNAEIGAQLHLAEATVKTHVGRILAKLGLRDRVQLVVFAYENGLVRAGA; this is encoded by the coding sequence GTGAAGATCCGGGTCTTCCTGGTCGACGACCAGGTGCTGGTCCGTACCGGCTTCACGATGGTGGTCGACTCCCAGCCCGACATGGAGGTCGTCGGCCAGGCGGGCAACGGCGCCGAGGCTCTCGAACGCCTCAGTGTGGTCGGCGCCGACGTCGTGCTGATGGACGTACGGATGCCCCGGATGGACGGCGTGGAGGCGACCCGCCGGCTGCGGGCCCGCGGCGGGGCGGCGCCCCGGGTGATCGTCCTCACCACCTTCGACCTGGACGAGTACGCCTTCACCGCGCTCAAGGCCGGCGCGGCGGGCTTCCTGCTCAAGGACGCGCCACCGGACGACCTGCTGTCGGCGGTCCGGGCGGTGCACTCCGGTGACTCGGTGGTCGCGCCGAGCACCACCCGCCGGCTGCTGGAACGCTTCGCCCCCCATCTGCCCGACCAGGACGAACGTCCCGACGAACGCGTCACCGGCCTCACCGAACGCGAGCGCGAGGTCCTGCTGGAGGTGGCCCGCGGCCTGTCCAACGCCGAGATCGGTGCCCAGCTGCACCTCGCCGAGGCGACCGTGAAGACCCACGTCGGCCGGATCCTCGCCAAGCTGGGGTTGCGCGACCGGGTGCAGCTGGTGGTCTTCGCGTACGAGAACGGCCTGGTCCGCGCCGGCGCCTGA
- a CDS encoding SAM-dependent methyltransferase — translation MGDARRDWRTWRAATEEALYGAEGFFRTQAPAAHFRTSVHVSPAFAAALARLARTVGARTVVDVGAGRGELLRALHDLDPGLRLVGVEVAERPAGLPEAVRWTADLPEEVDGLLVANEWLDDIPVDVAELDEARVPRLVEVDAATGDERLGTPVGEEDLAWLAEWWPLADGPPGARAEIGRPRDLAWAEVVRRLRSGLALAVDYGHVRWRRPPAGTLRGYRSGRPVAPVPDRSCDITAHVAVDSVARAGERAGAGQTVLTSQRAALTALGVDAARPPLALAGTDPVGYLGALSRAGEAAELVAPGGLGDFWWLAQTSFPGPGARAVDLRQALGEPDPPTALSPSPSGRTEASGRTPRSVG, via the coding sequence ATGGGGGACGCGAGGCGGGACTGGCGGACGTGGCGGGCCGCGACCGAGGAGGCGCTGTACGGCGCGGAGGGGTTCTTCCGTACGCAGGCGCCGGCCGCGCACTTCCGTACGTCCGTGCACGTCTCTCCCGCCTTCGCCGCCGCGCTGGCGCGGCTGGCCCGGACCGTCGGGGCGCGGACCGTGGTCGACGTCGGCGCCGGGCGGGGCGAACTCCTGCGTGCCCTGCACGACCTCGACCCGGGCCTTCGGCTGGTCGGGGTGGAGGTGGCCGAGCGGCCGGCCGGCCTGCCCGAGGCGGTGCGCTGGACGGCCGACCTCCCCGAGGAGGTGGACGGGCTACTGGTCGCGAACGAGTGGCTGGACGACATCCCCGTCGACGTCGCCGAGCTCGACGAGGCCCGGGTGCCCCGGCTGGTGGAGGTGGACGCCGCCACCGGCGACGAACGCCTGGGCACCCCCGTCGGCGAGGAGGACCTCGCCTGGCTGGCCGAGTGGTGGCCGCTGGCCGACGGGCCGCCCGGCGCCCGGGCGGAGATCGGCCGGCCACGAGACCTTGCCTGGGCGGAGGTCGTACGCCGGCTGCGGTCCGGGCTCGCCCTCGCCGTCGACTACGGCCACGTGCGGTGGCGGCGCCCACCGGCGGGCACCCTCCGCGGCTACCGCTCCGGCCGTCCGGTCGCGCCGGTACCCGACCGCTCCTGCGACATCACCGCCCACGTCGCGGTGGACTCGGTGGCCCGGGCGGGCGAACGCGCCGGCGCCGGCCAGACGGTGCTCACCTCCCAGCGGGCCGCGCTGACCGCACTGGGCGTGGACGCCGCCCGGCCGCCGCTCGCCCTGGCCGGTACGGATCCCGTCGGTTATCTGGGTGCGCTGTCCCGGGCCGGCGAGGCGGCCGAACTCGTCGCTCCCGGCGGGCTCGGCGACTTCTGGTGGCTGGCCCAGACGAGTTTCCCCGGGCCGGGCGCCCGGGCGGTCGACCTGCGTCAGGCGCTGGGCGAGCCGGATCCGCCGACGGCGCTGTCCCCGTCCCCGTCCGGTCGTACGGAAGCGTCCGGTCGCACGCCGCGTTCCGTGGGCTGA